One part of the Vicia villosa cultivar HV-30 ecotype Madison, WI linkage group LG6, Vvil1.0, whole genome shotgun sequence genome encodes these proteins:
- the LOC131614780 gene encoding uncharacterized mitochondrial protein AtMg00310-like produces MCTENYLGIPFMIVRSKKSALNFIKDKIWRKINSWSSRSLSQAGRETMIKSVLQSIPTYIMSLFLLPSSLIDETEKLMNSFWWGHKRDRAKGIHWLSWDRLSMPKGEGGMGFKNLNAFNLAMLSKQAWRLTTNTDSLVSRLYKARYFPNSNYLSSYIVHNPSYVWRSIWSSKFMIKGGLKWSIGSGENILVWDQYWLVDGTSLTNPWPNNLVVSNLKVSDLMTLNGKEWNHNLIYALVGEETAQKI; encoded by the coding sequence ATGTGCACTGAAAATTATCTCGGTATTCCTTTTATGATTGTTAGAAGTAAGAAATCAGCGCTTAATTTCATTAAAGACAAAATTTGGAGGAAAATTAATTCTTGGAGTAGCAGAAGCTTGTCGCAAGCAGGGAGAGAAACCATGATCAAATCTGTTCTGCAATCCATTCCGACTTATATCATGAGTCTTTTCCTTCTTCCCTCTTCCTTGATTGATGAGACTGAGAAGTTGATGAACTCGTTCTGGTGGGGTCATAAAAGAGATAGAGCCAAAGGTATTCATTGGCTCTCCTGGGATCGTTTGTCTATGCCTAAAGGTGAAGGAGGTATGGGATTCAAGAATCTAAATGCTTTCAATCTGGCCATGTTAAGTAAGCAAGCTTGGAGGCTTACGACCAATACAGATTCTCTTGTATCCCGTCTATACAAAGCAAGGTATTTTCCGAATAGCAATTATCTAAGCTCTTATATTGTTCATAATCCTAGCTATGTATGGCGTAGCATCTGGAGCTCAAAATTTATGATTAAGGGAGGATTGAAATGGAGTATAGGATCAGGGGAGAATATTTTGGTTTGGGATCAGTATTGGTTGGTTGATGGTACTTCACTGACTAATCCTTGGCCTAATAATTTGGTGGTGAGTAATCTTAAAGTCTCGGACTTGATGACTCTTAATGGTAAAGAATGGAACCATAATTTGATTTATGCGCTTGTAGGAGAAGAAACAGCTCAAAAGATTTAA
- the LOC131612505 gene encoding uncharacterized protein LOC131612505 → MNSSSLGSFILTPPPPCKLHNPRFQTKPHLNFHHPLKPKFNLSTSLRATEPVSIPEEGTSYVAVEDFIDKDWSVLDYIGPNTDRIISSGKIDENSRVLVSTGSEEFVDSLVGCSKFKSLVVAHDSLLILALLVEKYDNVTCWQGEVTIVPDQWAPFDAVFLYFLPALPFKFEDILGSLAPKCSPGGRVIISHPQGREILKQQRQQYPEVVVSDLPDKAHLQSVAAAYSFDVAEFVDEPDFYLAVLICSRT, encoded by the exons ATGAATTCATCTTCTTTAGGTTCCTTCATTCTCACACCACCACCACCATGCAAACTCCACAACCCCCGTTTTCAAACCAAACCTCATCTCAATTTCCACCATCCCCTGAAACCAAAATTCAATCTTTCCACTTCTCTTAGAGCCACCGAACCAGTTTCAATCCCTGAAGAAGGCACGTCTTATGTCGCCGTTGAAGACTTCATCGACAAGGATTGGTCGGTTCTTGACTATATTGGACCAAACACTGACCGCATTATATCATCTGGTAAAATTGATGAGAATTCGAGGGTTTTGGTTTCAACTGGTTCTGAGGAGTTTGTTGATAGTTTGGTTGGTTGTTCTAAATTCAAGTCTTTGGTTGTTGCTCATGACTCGCTTTTGATATTGGCTCTTCTTGTTGAGAAATATGATAATGTTACGTGTTGGCAAGGAGAGGTTACTATTGTTCCTGACCAATGGGCTCCTTTTGATGCtgtgtttctttattttttgcctGCTTTGCCATTCAAATTTGAGGATATTCTTGGCTCTTTGGCTCCAAAGTGTTCGCCTG GTGGAAGGGTGATTATCAGTCATCCTCAAGGGAGAGAAATACTGAAACAGCAACGACAACAGTACCCGGAAGTAGTAGTTTCTGATCTTCCTGACAAAGCACATTTACAAAGTGTTGCAGCTGCTTATTCCTTTGATGTGGCTGAATTTGTGGATGAACCTGACTTTTACTTGGCTGTTTTGATCTGCTCTAGGACTTAA